Proteins from a genomic interval of Eschrichtius robustus isolate mEscRob2 chromosome 9, mEscRob2.pri, whole genome shotgun sequence:
- the LOC137769040 gene encoding nephrocan-like yields the protein MCLLYAFFVLLSLSYGFDPNCPGRCSCDSEQSVQCYRLTEVPSGIPSTTKKLYVSHSKIQHLQLSNFTQMSALEDFILLASGTESVENDTFKTLSTLKTLELWKNKLRRVPSALPASLEVLKLNDNSIHILHRSDFEGLKKLKILELKNNLISSLSPSMLSSLVSLQSLVLDSNNIESVNGPLALPHLKHLSMENNKLHLIPASFFTSLQSLQFLSFSSNFLTKIPINLPKSLLSLKMERNRLKVVSFRDMRHLENLSHLYLSENSLSSIDGAQLLANLTTLELSQNQLQTLPLRLPARLQKLDISNNLIQKVTAQDFQDLRDLKHLFLDNNIVSLFEAGALQRCSQLSNLALEQNLLLSIPLRLPATLARLDLKGNAIQDIAERELKDLKQLQVLNLRNNKISALDLKALEVLPRLRHLYLDGNPWNCTCSLLRAREVLKAKGTDVRGGQCAAPAERQGESWMSSKKIMRQCEHHLHLTEKSKETKKKPKPEEHSSIRINVDDDYYDYEID from the exons ATGTGTCTGctttatgctttctttgttttgctcTCTCTTAGCTATGGTTTCGATCCTAACTGTCCTGGAAGATGCAGCTGTGATTCAGAGCAGTCGGTGCAATGCTACAGGCTAACGGAGGTGCCGTCAGGTATTCCTTCCACCACCAAGAAGCTCTACGTCAGTCATAGCAAAATTCAGCACCTTCAG CTGTCTAACTTCACCCAAATGTCAGCTCTAGAAGATTTTATTCTGCTGGCCAGTGGAACAGAGTCAGTAGAAAATGACACTTTCAAGACTCTGAGTACTTTGAAGACATTGGAACTCTGGAAAAATAAGTTAAGACGGGTCCCCAGTGCTCTCCCAGCCAGTCTTGAAGTGTTAAAACTAAATGATAATTCAATACATATCCTTCACAGATCTGATTTTGAAggactgaagaaattaaaaatccttGAACTGAAAAACAATCTgatctcttctctttctcccagCATGCTTTCCTCTCTTGTCAGTTTGCAAAGCTTGGTGTTGGACAGCAACAATATTGAGTCTGTGAATGGACCACTGGCACTTCCCCATCTGAAACATCTGAGCATGGAGAATAATAAGTTACATCTCATACCAGCTAGTTTCTTCACTTCTCTTCAGTCTTTGCAGTTTCTCAGTTTCAGTAGTAACTTTCTGACTAAAATTCCTATTAACCTGCCCAAATCCTTGCTCTCATTAAAAATGGAGAGAAACCGGCTCAAAGTGGTAAGTTTTCGAGATATGAGACATTTGGAGAATCTTTCCCATCTTTACCTGTCAGAAAACTCACTCTCTTCCATCGATGGGGCACAGCTCCTTGCCAATTTAACTACCCTTGAGCTGTCCCAAAACCAGCTTCAAACGTTGCCCCTCAGACTACCAGCAAGGCTACAAAAGCTTGATATCAGCAACAATCTGATTCAGAAAGTTACAGCACAAGACTTCCAGGACCTCCGAGATTTGAAACATTTGTTTCTGGACAACAACATTGTCAGCTTGTTTGAAGCTGGAGCCCTGCAGAGGTGTTCCCAGCTCTCCAACCTGGCCCTGGAGCAGAACCTTCTCTTGTCTATACCTCTACG GCTCCCGGCAACCTTAGCAAGGCTGGACCTAAAAGGCAACGCCATCCAGGATATTGCTGAGAGGGAGCTCAAGGATCTGAAGCAGCTTCAGGTTCTAAACCTCAGGAACAACAAGATCTCTGCCTTAGACCTCAAAGCCTTGGAGGTGTTGCCTCGCCTCAGGCACCTGTATCTGGATGGAAATCCGTGGAATTGCACCTGCAGTCTCCTGAGAGCCAGGGAGGTCCTGAAGGCCAAGGGCACAGATGTGAGGGGAGGACAATGTGCAGCACCAGCTGAACGACAAGGGGAGAGCTGGATGTCTTCCAAGAAGATAATGAGGCAATGTGAGCATCACTTGCATCTGACCGAGAAAAGCAAAGAGACCAAAAAGAAACCAAAGCCTGAAGAGCACTCCAGCATCAGAATCAATGTGGATGATGATTATTATGATTATGAGATAGATTAA